CGATACCCAACATGTTGTGAATGGCGTATTTCCTTTTTCCAAGGGGGTAACAATGATCCGGCGAGTGTATTGTAGTCAATGGGCTCACAtgagatgattccaatcccgggtacttgtctgtatatgccaatacacggaaaaaagcggtctggccacgcgagactacattATGAGCGCATGTTTTGTGGGTACTTTAACAGGGAATTACCCTTAGGAAGTCCCTATTTGGTTCAAGGGGGCTTCTCTCACAACTCGGCGAAATCCCCTGAGGCAATGGGCGTAAGAGTGGTTCTGGTAGATGAAGACAAGCGCGAGCGATTTAAGTGTCCATACTGCAATGAAGTATTTGACAAGCCTCACCAAGCCGCGTGTGGTGACCGCTATTGCGAAAAGTGTCTCGCCGAATTGACTAGCAAAGAGTAAGTGTTCTCTTGAGACCAGTTTGTTGACATTACTGTTATAGTGGTGTCATCAAATGTCTATGCTGTCATGAGACACTGAACAACTCGCAGGTATGACTCGCCATATCATTATAGTAGTGGCAATCTGTGTGGTTTAGTCGTTCAAGGACTCTGCTTGTCAACGTGAGTTAAACGCCTTAACAGTTACGTGCGACTGGAGCGGGTGTGAATGGAAGGGAAAGTTCCACGAGTTTAAGGTGGTGATCTGGCACATTACATCATTATAAACACTATTTTTGTAGGTGCACGAGACAACTTGTGGATTTGTGTTGCTGAAATGTGACGACTGTCATGAACCAGTCGCTCGTAATACGATGGAACAGCACAAGAGCAGACATGTTTGGGTAGGCAGTGACCTTTTAGTGTATAATGTTGGGATCTCTTCTACAGTCATCTTCAGTGGAACGTGATGGCCCAGCACCTGGTTCAATGAGGGACCCAGTGACCTTGTTAACATCTTTAAATGATGTGAGTGCTTGTCTGTTACATACAGTCTTATTATTAACCATCAATAGTTGGTATACCATATTAGCATAGCTTTATGACTCATAGTTAGGGATTGGACCACAGTATACTACCTGACAAGATACAAGGCATGGTTCACATGGCACTTTGAAGAGCTTGAAAGGACAATATAATATTGCTTACTGTAGACTATCAAGTTGTAAGTAAGGGAGGGTATCTTCCTTACTATGAACTCTGCTATTATTGTAGGTTTTATATAATAAACTCTCTAAGCTTGAATGATACAAGCTGCTTTGGTGGAGCCCATTGATTGACCTTTCCCACAGAAGAAACATGCCATATCACAAGGGGTACATTTCTGTTAGGGTTCGGAACACATTTCTGTTCTTAAGAGTCTCTGTACTCACCTTCTGGTATCAATGGCTTTTAGAACCCCTTTGGTCATTAGAATTTAACAGAACGGTTTGTAAGTCACACCCTTAGTTTAAACACTATGTTACAACTTTGCTCAGTATTGTTATATCGTCATGTTTGTAACTCAGCATGATTGTTGTCTAGTGAAACTATTGACTAGTGAAACTAGCTATTGCCAGTGTTATTAAGATGATGGCACACTTCACTCACAGGCTCTAATTCCTCTTGCAAAACCCCCCATCAATGGCCAACCTAGTATGCAGTGCAAATTATGGAAACCATATTTGCATTCGAAACACGGTGCATGACGTTATTTCCAATCCTTATTAAGAGTCGTACATCTATAACGTGGGAGGTGTTAACGTGACTCACTCTATAATCTATCTAGTTAGTAACTTTAAAAGTTTCATAATAGCTACATTCAACATGCCTCAAAatccaattattattattattgttgtgatgGCCAAATTCTCTGTATGGTCCACTATTTGTTTAACTGTCCAAATTTAGTCATTTTAAAATGCAGATcatttgttaattaaaattGCTCTATAATATGAGGTGTTTGTCAACTTCGTAACTAAATAGTTAGCTTTTTCCTGTTTTTTAAAGTTGCTTCAGATCTCAATGCTATTTTCACAGTTTTTTAGCTTAAAATTGACTTTAATGATGGGGGAACTCCCTTCTCAATGAGCCCGTCCCTATCATTGACACTATGTACTGTCTTCAATCTCTTAATTTACATGAAGCTATTATATTGGAGTCCAGTTGGAATCAAGGaacttatcaaacagtacagtagtactatttaagtagggattgcccctAAAATTTGtgtgccgcccaaaattctgcctttaaaaatcattctagagacattttacgtgaTGAAAATCATCTTTGCAAAATAGCACAAGGCCATATAATATagtacagcattaaatataacaaaacacaagtgatatagaattttttttaatcgccaaaactcaaattttagcctcactgatcagtcacaaggctagaggccaaacgaaacAGTACAcagccacaataacaaactcaccagtgggatgtgccttttggggttccgatgagtgtaggccctatGCGCCTTGTCtattcttttatcttcaatcaggctgcttgtctttttcatCCAAAAACAATATCGAGGcactaattttccatatcaacactttctttcagtagcatatttagacgccacagaattacttcagagctggatttcagaagtgcttcagtctgGTGCTACTACaatagctagatatctgcaactttgcgattgggatcccatttgtgataggtttgcgaccacgcccgtcaaataaagatctagttATAGCAATAGAATACAGAGGCCACATCTCTTAAACAATCTAgctttacttaacagtaaacaaaattaCCTGGTCTAGCTAGTTGCACACCTCTTTtttgactcaagatactctaatacaacagtcatgtatgatattctaatagaacagtcacaagttacactgtagctagctgcatgCTACAACCAAAACTAGTTTTAattctatgcaataaaaggtagtgaaacaagagatgaatgatggtattacagcatagctcggtgggaaaatccccattagctataacaattatttttttcAATGCCAAAcaagggactttcccaccaagctatgctgtaacaccatcattcatctcttgtttcactacttcttattGCACAGATCCCTACTAGTGTAAAGATGacaaaacacaaaattaatgtcaacCATTTGGCGGTATCTTCTCTGTCTCCCATCCCATTCTTTGAGATGATAAGACTACTTTTTAAAACCTATGACTATTTGAGGTGTGAGTATATGATGCAGAACTTATTTACTAACCACTACATAGTTAGGGAGTCCCTTCAGCAGTGAACTTGTTGAAACCTCAAGACAACCACTATCAACCATGTGAATCATACCGCTTTAATCTGCCAACCTTTTAAGAAAAGAGTGGAACATCCCCACCCCCAGCAGTTCATGTACAATGAGAGTCGTGAAACTGGATAGAATGTCAAAACTGGTTACTGAGCAgacaacaactttcagttaaCAGCAGTGCTCACTCTGTAGTCCATGTGCATCACTACTGTACCACCTCCCTTAGTTATATCATACATGACAGTATAGTCTCAACATTAAGTGCAGTATTAAACTTATTACAGGCAGCAGGATGTAGCATTTTTAAATTGTCAAAACCTGTATTTTGGTCTGCCTTCCTTACTGACCAGTCACAAGGCTAGCtagaagccaaacaaagcagcatacagccaccattttatgccacgaCAACAAACTCAtgggtgggatgtgccttttatgGTTCTAGCAAAAGTAATGTGCATGTCaagaaa
The nucleotide sequence above comes from Dysidea avara chromosome 3, odDysAvar1.4, whole genome shotgun sequence. Encoded proteins:
- the LOC136248638 gene encoding TNF receptor-associated factor 2-like, which codes for MGSHEMIPIPGTCLYMPIHGKKRSGHARLHYERMFCGYFNRELPLGSPYLVQGGFSHNSAKSPEAMGVRVVLVDEDKRERFKCPYCNEVFDKPHQAACGDRYCEKCLAELTSKDGVIKCLCCHETLNNSQSFKDSACQRELNALTVTCDWSGCEWKGKFHEFKVHETTCGFVLLKCDDCHEPVARNTMEQHKSRHVWSSSVERDGPAPGSMRDPVTLLTSLNDVPMWTSTETVRLANCEEEVQKLRQTVEELQASYSELMLIVQSLQATSYNGRYIWKIPEVARRSREAREGKTLSLYSAPFYTSRHGYRMCLRLYLNGDGTGKGTHLSYFLTIMRGEFDALLQWPFQQVVRLALRSQNPSKSDIRHCFKPDGYSSSFTLPKSDMNIASGCPKFAPVTTLNDDDFVRDDTMFLQCDIDQTGIEEIN